One genomic region from Xiphophorus couchianus chromosome 21, X_couchianus-1.0, whole genome shotgun sequence encodes:
- the LOC114136451 gene encoding beta-1,4-galactosyltransferase 2-like encodes MALRDVRRTLPDNYPGKMFKPSVLTVSMPKTAFKLLLLFSFSSLTFFAVLLLHLKARNVPAAVPSSLVITRNNTSVNILAAAVRPNTTPTPGRPGGALGPCPDGPPNHLGSLYVEFRTNRTLQDVRNLVGPFLQQGGRYRPSSCVARQKVAVIIPFRNRYEHLTHWLHYVHPVLMRQQLDYGVYVINQDGDGAFNRAKLMNIGFVEALIEYDYDCFVFSDVDLVPIDDRNLYRCSDHPRHLSVAVDKFNFILPYATIFGGVSALSKQQFLKVNGFSNTFWGWGGEDDDMSQRISYRRMFISRPDSVTGRYKMIQHERDSHNDPNPRRVQKLTETYFNIIKDGLSTLSYTVREIRKDLLYTLVTVDVQADVDPDVSVPHLDDWTETKVN; translated from the exons ATGGCGCTTCGTGACGTCCGCCGGACGTTACCAGACAACTATCCGGGGAAGATGTTTAAACCTTCAGTGCTAACTGTTAGCATGCCGAAAACGGCCTTTAAACTgttgttacttttttctttttccagcctGACATTCTTTGCGGTGCTTCTGCTTCACCTGAAAGCTAGAAATGTCCCCGCCGCGGTACCGAGCAGCCTGGTAATTACAAGAAATAATACTTCCGTAAACATACTGGCAGCGGCAGTCCGACCGAATACGACACCGACGCCAGGAAGGCCAGGAGGAGCTCTGGGTCCGTGTCCCGACGGCCCTCCGAACCACCTGGGATCTCTGTACGTGGAGTTCAGAACCAACCGGACCCTGCAGGACGTCCGGAACCTGGTCGGCCCGTTCCTTCAGCAGGGAGGCCGGTACCGACCATCCAGCTGCGTCGCAAGACAAAAG GTGGCTGTCATCATCCCGTTCAGAAACCGGTATGAACACCTGACCCACTGGCTCCACTACGTCCATCCGGTCCTGATGCGTCAGCAGCTGGACTACGGTGTGTACGTCATCAACCAGGACGGAGACGGAGCGTTCAACCGGGCCAAGCTGATGAACATCGGATTTGTTGAAGCGCTGATCGAATACGATTACgactgttttgtcttttctgacGTAGACCTGGTACCAATAGATGATAGAAACCTCTACAGATGTTCTGACCATCCCAGACATTTATCTGTGGCTGTGGACAAGTTTAACTTCATCCTGCCCTACGCCACCATCTTCGGTGGCGTCTCAGCGTTGTCCAAACAGCAGTTCCTTAAAGTCAACGGCTTTTCAAACACCTTCTGGGGCTGGGGGGGTGAAGACGACGACATGTCGCAGCGGATCTCTTACAGACGGATGTTCATATCCAGACCAGACTCCGTCACTGGGAGGTACAAGATGATACAACATGAGAGAGATTCTCACAACGATCCAAACCcaagaagagttcagaaacTGACAGAAACGTATTTTAATATAATCAAAGATGGGCTTAGTACTCTCAGTTACACAGTCAGGGAGATTAGGAAGGATTTATTATACACTTTAGTTACAGTGGATGTTCAGGCTGATGTGGATCCAGATGTTTCTGTTCCACACCTGGACGATTGGACCGAAACAAAAGTCAACTAA
- the LOC114136464 gene encoding uncharacterized protein LOC114136464, producing MSDVKSKEDDTQMSQEKRNIKFTPKGLEFYIKTCQEKRSLKCKQASKLVEKISALMTSQENVKKVSSDFVKFIKCYQDATDLHESVLSLPLPEEEVKRQSVYFQSKVTTFSDFMDNIKVWLHEAGDSYTEQKNNVDDDQVADLDEINPEDSVSNISSVKPRSKTSSQQSWTSSTSSARIKAAAEKAAFMERLAALDKRHLIQAQEEKLRKEKEKLDLETELAATNAKLNVLNINSVAGSQRSDGMNSYFERAQVKDTPLLNPGADEFVPKERTNFSSDSPVVRPKQRQKQLQMDQMCTTTEIYN from the coding sequence ATGTCTGATGTAAAGAGCAAAGAGGATGACACTCAGATGTCGCAAGAGAAACGAAACATCAAATTCACGCCAAAGGGTTTGgagttttacataaaaacatgtcaAGAAAAACGAAGTTTAAAGTGTAAACAAGCTTCAAAATTAGTGGAGAAAATTTCCGCATTAATGACGTCAcaagaaaatgttaagaaagTGTCTTCTGACTTTGTCAAGTTTATTAAATGCTATCAAGATGCAACCGATTTACATGAATCCGTTTTAAGCTTGCCATTACcagaagaagaagtgaaaaGGCAATCTGTGTATTTTCAGTCCAAGGTGACGACATTCTCTGATTTTATGGACAATATAAAGGTTTGGTTGCATGAAGCAGGAGATTCATAtactgaacagaaaaataatgttgatgATGATCAGGTTGCAGATCTGGATGAAATAAATCCTGAAGACAGTGTCTCTAATATTTCAAGTGTAAAGCCACGTTCAAAAACATCTTCACAGCAGTCTTGGACTTCATCTACCTCTTCTGCTCGCATTAAAGCTGCGGCTGAAAAGGCAGCGTTCATGGAGAGATTGGCCGCGTTGGACAAAAGACATCTGATCCAAGCTCaagaggaaaaactgagaaaagaaaaggaaaaattagACTTGGAAACAGAGTTGGCAGCAACTAATGCAAAACTTAATGTTTTGAACATAAACTCAGTTGCTGGTTCTCAACGATCCGATGGAAtgaactcttattttgaaagagcCCAAGTAAAGGACACACCTCTGCTAAATCCTGGCGCTGATGAGTTTGTTCCgaaagaaagaacaaattttTCATCTGACTCTCCTGTCGTCAGACCTAAACAGAGGCAGAAACAACTTCAAATGGATCAGATGTGCACAACAACAGAAATTTACAACTGA